The segment GACTTGAATTTTCAAGATTTTAAATTGACAACAGACAAAAGAAAACCAAAAGAAAACCAAAAGAAAGTTTTAAAAAATATTATTTAAATAAATATATGAATACAGTTTTATATCATTCTTTATGCTTATCTCAAAAGAAAAAGGACAAGGATAAAAGATATGATGTATTACTTGGCTCAATAGTAAAAAATGAATCATACTGGCAATATTCTGAAAATCCAGAAGTATTTGAGCAGATTTTTAAAAAAGTAAAAGAATAAAAACGCCTTACAAAACACCAGCTAAAAAATCATGCAGGCAAAATCGTAAATTGAGAATAAGAATAAGAACCAAACACCGCAAGGCAGATTTACTCCATAAATTCAAAATATTGAAGTAATAAATCTAATTTTAAAATAATATTGTAAATTTGAAACACGGCAACCAACATCTGTTTTTGCGATAATTCCTTTTTAATACGATACAGAGGGGAACTACGCAAAGACAGGTGATATGGTTCAATAATAAAACAACAATTTCTTAAATATTCATTTAAAATTAATTTTCATGAAAAAAAGTCTTTTATTTATTATTTTTTTAATATCGTTTATACTCTCATTTGGTCAAACAGTTCCTAATGAAGTGTATTATGAAAGGTTATATCATTTATGCAAAGTCTGGGGATTTGCTAAATATCATCATACAGAAATTGCAGCAGGAAATATTAATTGGGACGATGAATTATTAACTTGTGCAAGTGCTGCTAAAACTGCACTGACCGATGAAGATTTTAACGACTCTTTACAATTAATGCTAAATAATGCAGGTGAAATGGAATTAAGTATAATACCCTTGCCTAATATTATTGACAGTTTAAACAATATAGATACAGAATGGATTCAAAATGATTTTTTTACAGATACAGTCAGTAAATTATTAGATACTATAAATGTTAGATTTCGTCCGCAGGATAATGTTTATATTGGACAAACTTCGTATGGAAGTTTAATTTTTGACAACGATGATATGTATCATAATGTTGCAAATCCAAATGAACAACAAAGAATATTAGCATTATTCAGATATTGGAATATAATTAATTATTTTTATCCATATAAATATCTTATAGATCAAAATTGGGATACTGTCCTTGTAGAATTTATACCTAAATTTATTGAAACAGACAATGGTATCCCATATCATCTTGTTAATAAAGAACTTGTAATAAAACTTAATGATTCTCATTCAGAAATAATAAGTACAATATATAACAATTGGGATGGAAATCACTTCACTCCGTTTAAAGTAAGATTCATTGAAAATCAAACTGTAATATCAAAGGTAATACCAAGTGTTACAGAAGTAAACATCGGAGATATTATTACTGAAATTGACGGACATGAAATTTTATATATAAGAGACAGTTTAAGAACATATGCAACCGGTTCAAATGATGTGATTATTGAACGTTCCATAAATTATTTAATTGAGTGGGAAGCCTCCGGTAACTTTGACCTTACAACGACAAATAACTCAGGGACACAAACACATACTTTATCAAGAAGTTATTCTTATTTTAATATATTACATCAAGGGAGTGGCGCAATTTGGAAAGATACTATTATTGATGGTGGTTGTAATATTGGCATTGTTGATATGGGACGACTTACTGTTGATGATGTTGATGAAATGTTTATTGATTTGTGGGAAACAAATGCTATTATTTTAGATTTAAGATATTATCCACAGGGACAGGCGGTAGGAAGTGTACTTGATTATATTTATGAATATTCAACATATAATTATGCTAATTCTTTGATTGTTGATGTTACATTCCCCGGATTTTTATATTGGGAGCAAGGTTATGATGATTTTGGAACATCAGACCCTTATAACGGAACAGTGATTATCCTTTTTAATGAAGAAACACAAAGTTTAGGAGAATATTCCTGTATGTTGTTTGAATTCGTGCCGGGTTCTATTAAGATAGGAAATACAACTGCCGGAGCCGATGGAAATATTACTTATGTTTACCTTCCCGGTAATATTACTACGATTTTTACAAGTCTCGGTATATATTACCCGGACTATTCCCAAACTCAACGTATAGGAATTATTCCGGATTACGAAGTTCTACCTACTATTTCAGGAATAAGAGACGGACAAGATGAAGTGTTGAATTTCGCTTTAAATTGCGAATTTACACAAGTAAGCAGCGATAGTGATACAGAAATTGTTTTATATCCAAATCCTTCAAGTAGCATAATAAAATATAATTTTTCATCATTAAGTTATAACAATGATGTTTTATTTAAAATATTCGATATTACCGGAAAAGAAATAAAAATCATTAAGAAAAACGATGCAATAGGAGAAATAAATATTGATGATTTAAGTAATGGTATATATATTATAAATATTTATATTAATAATAAAATTATAAATAAAAAAATAATAAAAATATAATAAAATTTGAAAGAATAAAAACCATATCATTGTGTTGCAAATCATTGTGTTGAGCGTTGTGCGGTAAATTAACGTTGGTATCTCGTGGCAACTTTGGAGCGTAAAATTAACATTCTACCTCGTAATCCAACACAACGCCTTGCAACACATTTCCGTTGGCAGCAACAAAAAAACAATTTATTACAACGAACAATAAATCCTGAAAAAACTACATTCTTTTAAAATCATTTTGTAGAATTTTGTATCACGATAATTGTTGTAAAGTTTCTCAAAACTTACTTTGTATTCTATATTATCACCTGATACACTTCCGTCATAATAATTATATCCCGAACAGGAAAAATTATCCGAATTATACATCATGTTTAGTTCGCATTTAGCTGCCAAATATAGACATCGAGCATTTAATTCTTTGTCTGACGACAGTGAAATAACCTTTTCGTAATGTTCTTTTGCTCTGTTTGCAAAACAAAAATAGGTTTTATTATAGTTTTCAATATTAAATAAATTGTAGCCTTTATTATTTTGAATGAGGTCTTCTGCAAGTTGTTGCTTTCTGTATGTGCCAAAGAAATAATTATAAGAGCAACAATGAGATTGACCGGATAAAGTGCCTCTGTAATATCCCGAGTTTGAAATATTATAATAGTAATTGCCTAATAAATAATGAGCAAGTTTCTTTTTCCAAGTTTTAGGGTCATTTGTTAAAGAATCTAACTTTATGAGGTTCACAGCTAACTCGGCTTTTGTAAGTTTAGGAATAATAAAAGAAAATACAGAAGCTAAAAATACCGAATCAACCATAACTTCTTGTTCCGAGCAACTAAAACATTCTTTAATATTATTGCTGAAAATTCTTGCTGATACCAAAGATTCAATGCTTGAATTCTCAATTTGATTTGATAAAGCAATATTGTTTAAACTTGATTTGCTTAAATATGAATAAGCTTCTTTTGGTTTGAATTCTTGAAGATAATAAAGACCTTTTACCAAATAAAGATAATCAGCGGCAGAAGAATTATTACG is part of the Bacteroidales bacterium genome and harbors:
- a CDS encoding T9SS type A sorting domain-containing protein; translated protein: MKKSLLFIIFLISFILSFGQTVPNEVYYERLYHLCKVWGFAKYHHTEIAAGNINWDDELLTCASAAKTALTDEDFNDSLQLMLNNAGEMELSIIPLPNIIDSLNNIDTEWIQNDFFTDTVSKLLDTINVRFRPQDNVYIGQTSYGSLIFDNDDMYHNVANPNEQQRILALFRYWNIINYFYPYKYLIDQNWDTVLVEFIPKFIETDNGIPYHLVNKELVIKLNDSHSEIISTIYNNWDGNHFTPFKVRFIENQTVISKVIPSVTEVNIGDIITEIDGHEILYIRDSLRTYATGSNDVIIERSINYLIEWEASGNFDLTTTNNSGTQTHTLSRSYSYFNILHQGSGAIWKDTIIDGGCNIGIVDMGRLTVDDVDEMFIDLWETNAIILDLRYYPQGQAVGSVLDYIYEYSTYNYANSLIVDVTFPGFLYWEQGYDDFGTSDPYNGTVIILFNEETQSLGEYSCMLFEFVPGSIKIGNTTAGADGNITYVYLPGNITTIFTSLGIYYPDYSQTQRIGIIPDYEVLPTISGIRDGQDEVLNFALNCEFTQVSSDSDTEIVLYPNPSSSIIKYNFSSLSYNNDVLFKIFDITGKEIKIIKKNDAIGEINIDDLSNGIYIINIYINNKIINKKIIKI